DNA sequence from the Nitrospirota bacterium genome:
TCCGCCAACGCTTTGACGCGTCCGTGGTACATCCGACCACCACGATCAAACACCACAGCCTGTACCTTGGCGGCCTTTGCCCGTTCTGCCAACAACTTCCCAACAGCCTTTGCGCCATCGACACTGCCGGTGGATTTCAGTGCCGTGCGCAGAGACTTATCGAGAGAGGACGCAGCGGCCAACGTGATCCCTTTCTGGTCGTCAACAATCTGAGCGTAAATATGCGCCCGGCTGCGAAACACGTTGAGGCGCGGGCGCTCAGCCGTACCATAGACTCGCTTTCTCACCCGCTGCTTCCGCCTGGTGAGCTGACCTTCTTTATCCGCAGCATTCATAGCTCGTCCTATTTCCCCGTCTTTCCGGCTTTCTTACGTAACACCTCTCCGGCATAGCGAACGCCCTTTTGCTTATACACATCGGGGGGTTTGATGGCTCGCAAGTTCGCTGCAACCTGACCCACCATCCGCTTGTCCGCCCCCTTCACATTGATTAGCGTTTGCTTGTCCACCTTCACATCGATTCCAACAGGAATCGGATAGGTCACCGGATTGATATAGCCGACACTGAAGCTCATCGCCCGTCCCTGCACGGCAACCTTGTAGCCGACCCCGGTGATTTCCAAGTTGCGTTCATAACCCTTCGTCACACCCTGAATCATGTTGCTCAGTTCAGCGCGAGTCAGCCCATGCATGGCACGGACTTGGCGATCCTCACTTGACCGGCTCACCACAAGCTGTCCGCCGGCAACTGAGACCCCGAGACCCGTGGACAAGGACCAATCGATCTTCCCGAGCGGGCCCTTCACGGACACGACAGACCCGTCGATTTTTACATCCACGCCTGCTGGAATCTGGATTGGTTTTTTCCCTATGCGTGACATCGATACCTCGTTCCTCTACCACGCCGCCGTAATGGCAAACTGGTTCACCCTGACCGTCACCACACCGAACACAACACCTCTCCGCCCAGTCCGGCACGGCGCGATTCTTGATC
Encoded proteins:
- a CDS encoding 50S ribosomal protein L18, which produces MNAADKEGQLTRRKQRVRKRVYGTAERPRLNVFRSRAHIYAQIVDDQKGITLAAASSLDKSLRTALKSTGSVDGAKAVGKLLAERAKAAKVQAVVFDRGGRMYHGRVKALAEASREGGLKF
- the rplF gene encoding 50S ribosomal protein L6, giving the protein MSRIGKKPIQIPAGVDVKIDGSVVSVKGPLGKIDWSLSTGLGVSVAGGQLVVSRSSEDRQVRAMHGLTRAELSNMIQGVTKGYERNLEITGVGYKVAVQGRAMSFSVGYINPVTYPIPVGIDVKVDKQTLINVKGADKRMVGQVAANLRAIKPPDVYKQKGVRYAGEVLRKKAGKTGK